A window of the Dongshaea marina genome harbors these coding sequences:
- the mltG gene encoding endolytic transglycosylase MltG, protein MRRANLIKIIVLVVVLGAAAGVGYVGHQIARVEQPGVVTQSQLFTVSRGESARSVARRLLADKPGISPFWQELWLRFHPGLWAIRAGTYQLDAGWSLPQALDWLVNGSQYQFRLTFIEGSELSEWLKQLQGASHLEHPQPALTAPAIVKALGASHTNLEGLLLPDTYLYVDGETELDILRQAYTQMQQFLQSSWADRSSGLPYKTPYQALIMASMIEKETGASQERSLIASVFVNRLRRNMRLQSDPTVIYALGNSYDGRLSRRDLRVASPYNTYRVRGLPPTPIAMPGRASILAALHPAKSAYLYFVAKGDGTHYFSKTLAEHNRAVRRYILNRK, encoded by the coding sequence ATGCGTCGCGCTAACCTGATTAAGATCATTGTTTTGGTTGTCGTGTTGGGAGCTGCGGCAGGTGTTGGTTATGTGGGGCATCAGATTGCGCGAGTCGAGCAGCCGGGAGTCGTGACTCAATCACAGCTTTTTACCGTCTCCCGGGGGGAGTCTGCGCGCTCGGTGGCCCGGCGTCTACTTGCCGATAAGCCAGGGATCTCCCCTTTTTGGCAGGAGCTGTGGCTACGCTTTCATCCGGGATTATGGGCGATCCGGGCCGGGACTTACCAGCTGGATGCTGGCTGGAGTCTTCCTCAGGCGTTAGATTGGCTGGTTAATGGCTCACAATATCAGTTTCGGCTGACTTTTATTGAGGGTAGCGAGCTCTCTGAATGGCTCAAACAGCTGCAGGGAGCCTCCCATCTTGAACATCCACAACCTGCCCTGACGGCTCCTGCGATCGTCAAGGCTTTGGGGGCGAGTCATACTAATCTTGAGGGTCTGTTGCTCCCAGATACCTACCTGTATGTTGATGGGGAGACGGAGCTGGATATTCTCCGCCAGGCTTATACCCAGATGCAGCAGTTCTTGCAAAGTAGCTGGGCAGATCGCAGTTCCGGGTTACCCTATAAAACCCCTTATCAGGCACTGATCATGGCCTCGATGATTGAAAAAGAGACCGGGGCTAGCCAGGAACGTTCGCTGATCGCCTCGGTGTTTGTCAATCGCCTGAGACGAAATATGCGTCTTCAGTCTGATCCAACGGTGATCTATGCCCTGGGGAATAGTTACGATGGTCGTTTGTCACGGCGTGACTTGCGGGTAGCAAGCCCCTACAATACCTACCGGGTGCGAGGGTTGCCTCCAACTCCGATCGCCATGCCCGGACGGGCCTCCATTTTGGCGGCCTTGCATCCGGCAAAGAGCGCCTATCTCTATTTTGTGGCAAAGGGGGATGGGACACACTATTTTTCTAAGACCCTGGCCGAGCATAATCGGGCGGTACGTCGTTACATTCTGAATCGAAAATGA
- the tmk gene encoding dTMP kinase, translated as MKAKFIVVEGLEGAGKSSLMPAVVNWLEQRLKVRVITTREPGGTKIAEQLRSIIKHGIEEEHLSPMGEVLLLYAARLQLIEQVIKPALEQEIWVVGDRHDFSTLAYQGAGRSLPFDQLKQVRDVTLGDFRPDLTLYLDLDPELGMQRARSRGELDRIERQHIDFFHRARARYQQLVAEEPKAVTIDASQTPEQVQQSVLSVLEQKFC; from the coding sequence ATGAAAGCAAAATTTATTGTAGTTGAAGGCCTGGAAGGGGCCGGTAAGAGTAGCCTGATGCCTGCGGTGGTGAACTGGTTAGAGCAAAGGCTCAAGGTGCGGGTGATCACGACCCGGGAGCCCGGAGGAACCAAAATTGCGGAGCAGTTGCGCTCAATTATCAAGCATGGGATAGAGGAGGAGCACTTAAGCCCCATGGGTGAGGTACTGCTTCTCTATGCCGCACGATTGCAGCTGATCGAGCAGGTGATCAAACCTGCCCTGGAGCAGGAGATCTGGGTGGTTGGTGATCGCCATGATTTCTCGACTCTGGCTTACCAGGGAGCCGGGCGCTCACTGCCTTTTGATCAGTTGAAGCAGGTGCGCGATGTAACCCTCGGGGATTTTCGACCCGATCTGACCCTTTACCTGGATCTGGATCCAGAACTCGGGATGCAGCGGGCGCGTAGTCGCGGAGAGCTGGACCGGATTGAGCGTCAGCATATCGATTTCTTTCATCGGGCCCGGGCCCGCTATCAGCAGCTCGTCGCTGAGGAGCCTAAGGCTGTGACCATAGATGCCTCACAGACTCCGGAGCAGGTCCAACAGTCGGTGCTGTCGGTGTTGGAGCAGAAATTTTGCTGA
- the holB gene encoding DNA polymerase III subunit delta' has protein sequence MLSYPWLEEPWQQLLTQKNNQRFPHALLLQAPDGMAHQELLKQLAKLLLCEAPTPQGYCGQCHSCRLFEAGNHPDLLQLEPETKTIGVDVIRVLGERFAKRPTLGRAQVALIESAGRLTENAANALLKTLEEPVSDSYLFLHCQSRDQLLPTITSRCYQQILTAPAEAITQKWLAQRLQHPPSMTELRLNQGLPLRVLRFCEKQGGEERKLIEAIGKLADSPQQVMVIRDLIAEEFEERLNWLLYFIQDLQRYLLGCSSESWVWQQAKASVESLGKRSSLAKVQRHYHGLLELKRQARPGTLVNPKLQLMSWLSLFYEDCCSRR, from the coding sequence TTGCTGAGTTATCCCTGGCTGGAAGAGCCCTGGCAGCAGCTATTGACTCAGAAGAACAACCAGCGCTTCCCCCATGCACTGCTGTTACAGGCTCCGGATGGAATGGCGCACCAGGAGCTGCTTAAGCAGTTAGCAAAGCTGCTGCTGTGTGAGGCTCCAACTCCTCAGGGGTATTGTGGTCAGTGTCACTCTTGCCGCTTGTTTGAGGCGGGTAATCATCCGGATCTGTTGCAACTTGAGCCTGAAACTAAAACCATAGGGGTGGATGTGATCCGGGTTTTAGGCGAGCGCTTTGCCAAGCGTCCAACCCTTGGGAGGGCTCAGGTCGCACTCATTGAGTCCGCCGGGCGGCTCACCGAGAATGCGGCTAATGCCCTGTTGAAAACCCTCGAAGAGCCGGTTTCGGATAGCTACCTGTTTTTACATTGTCAGAGCCGGGATCAGCTATTGCCGACCATTACCAGCCGCTGTTATCAGCAGATCCTGACGGCCCCGGCGGAAGCCATAACCCAGAAGTGGCTTGCACAGAGGCTGCAGCACCCTCCTTCCATGACTGAGCTGCGTCTTAATCAGGGGCTGCCACTTCGAGTGCTTAGATTTTGTGAAAAGCAGGGTGGGGAGGAGCGCAAGCTGATAGAGGCGATTGGCAAACTTGCTGACTCACCGCAGCAGGTGATGGTTATTCGGGATCTCATTGCCGAGGAGTTTGAAGAGCGTCTCAATTGGTTGCTCTATTTCATTCAGGATCTTCAGCGTTACCTGCTGGGTTGCTCCAGCGAGAGCTGGGTGTGGCAGCAAGCCAAAGCATCGGTTGAAAGCCTGGGGAAACGGTCGTCACTGGCAAAGGTTCAGCGCCACTATCATGGGCTGCTTGAGCTTAAAAGGCAGGCGAGGCCCGGTACCCTGGTTAATCCAAAGTTGCAGCTTATGTCCTGGCTCAGTCTGTTTTATGAGGATTGCTGCTCGAGACGCTGA
- a CDS encoding bacteriohemerythrin produces MDSDSKTCLTLNIPIVDRQHQWLFELIEELGQMKPSGTSKRKVAIILSKLLDYSHYHFETEEKLFRLNEYPVAEEHLEDHEHFVFTFNKLRKEFDKAEDNQPETEAELIIKIHRYLLRWWTHHILEKDSQYVDFIKNTEI; encoded by the coding sequence ATGGACAGCGATTCTAAAACATGTTTAACCCTGAACATTCCGATCGTTGACCGGCAACATCAATGGTTGTTTGAGCTGATTGAAGAGCTGGGACAGATGAAGCCATCCGGAACAAGTAAGCGAAAAGTGGCTATCATACTCTCAAAGCTGCTTGATTACTCCCATTATCACTTCGAGACGGAGGAGAAGCTGTTCCGGCTCAATGAATATCCGGTTGCCGAGGAACACCTGGAGGATCATGAGCACTTTGTGTTTACTTTTAATAAGCTCAGAAAGGAGTTTGATAAGGCAGAAGATAATCAGCCGGAGACAGAGGCGGAGCTTATCATCAAAATCCACCGCTACCTGCTGAGATGGTGGACACATCATATTCTAGAAAAAGACAGCCAGTATGTTGATTTTATTAAGAATACTGAGATCTAG
- a CDS encoding TatD family hydrolase, with protein MLLVDSHCHLDRLLYCDELPSLEAALKQASQRGVGLFLSVGVTLDGFAEMIKLVEPYPSVHASCGVHPLSIADGVDMAQLREYAAHPKVVAIGETGLDYYYAQNQAEQQQAFAGQIELAAELAKPLIIHSRDANADTIALLKAHGGEKAGGVIHCFTGDQAMAEQALELGFYISFSGIISFNSAQALRDVAASIPLERLLVETDSPYLAPVPYRGQSNRPAYTRVVAEKLAELKGIGLEELAEITTNNYLKLFSIRDPQPFVVD; from the coding sequence GTGTTACTCGTTGATTCACATTGTCATCTCGATCGCCTTCTTTATTGTGACGAGCTTCCCTCACTGGAAGCGGCCCTTAAGCAAGCCAGCCAGCGCGGAGTTGGATTGTTCCTCAGTGTCGGCGTGACATTGGATGGTTTTGCCGAAATGATTAAGCTGGTTGAGCCCTATCCATCTGTGCATGCATCCTGCGGCGTTCATCCCCTGAGTATCGCCGATGGGGTCGATATGGCGCAGTTACGTGAATATGCGGCGCACCCTAAGGTGGTGGCGATCGGCGAGACCGGCCTTGATTATTACTATGCGCAGAACCAGGCGGAGCAGCAACAAGCATTTGCCGGGCAGATTGAGCTGGCGGCTGAGCTGGCCAAACCCCTTATCATCCACTCCCGGGATGCCAATGCCGATACCATAGCTCTGCTCAAGGCCCATGGTGGTGAAAAAGCGGGGGGAGTGATCCACTGCTTTACCGGCGATCAGGCGATGGCTGAGCAGGCCCTGGAGCTTGGGTTTTATATTTCGTTTTCCGGGATCATCAGCTTTAATAGTGCCCAGGCGCTACGAGATGTGGCGGCTAGCATTCCACTGGAGAGATTACTGGTTGAGACTGACTCACCCTATCTGGCTCCCGTGCCATATCGGGGGCAGAGTAACCGCCCCGCTTACACCCGGGTGGTGGCAGAGAAGCTTGCCGAGCTCAAGGGGATCGGCCTCGAAGAGTTGGCTGAGATCACCACCAATAACTATCTGAAACTGTTTTCGATCCGGGATCCACAGCCCTTTGTTGTCGATTGA
- a CDS encoding DUF2813 domain-containing protein has protein sequence MFLEQVDVVGFRGISRLSLKMSSTTVLIGENAWGKSSFLDLLCRILGQDSGLYQFSESDFHQPWEDELESASHLHVVLTFRERRSGSSQSKRLEHFKPVWCESRRRDKYQRIYYRLSAEHSGRGVSTEHSFLDRHGHSIELENSQQLLLDLVAMNPVIRIRDARANRELGETELECSPESQEDGSTHSLELRLEQLTHKLSEMPQQLSESEVRDGMHAIRCLLEHYFLSFGQRHQPQRRARDIAIKPVSMQGLSNLTDLVRGTDNRHARLALMGVVGTLLTEGRTRMLRPDVRPILIVEDPESRLHPTLLALAWGLVEQLPAQKLVTTNSLDLLASIPLNQIRRLVRHQHKIEVYRLGNEFYSAEDLRKIAFHLRLNRPGSLFARCWLLVEGETELWLLSELARVCGYSLRAEGVRIIEFAQCGIKPLIKLARDFGVEWHLLTDGDEAGLKYANTVQIRLEGEREKDRLTVLPARDIEHFLYKNGFEEVYRKAAGSAGKRNMPQRRIIEKAISRYSKPGMALSILEAIEAQPESSIEKIPLLFRQLFARVISLARRQAG, from the coding sequence ATGTTTTTAGAGCAGGTTGACGTAGTTGGTTTTCGGGGTATCAGCCGTTTAAGCCTCAAGATGAGTTCAACGACCGTTTTGATCGGTGAAAATGCCTGGGGTAAGAGTAGTTTTCTGGATCTCTTGTGCCGGATCCTGGGTCAGGATTCCGGGCTCTATCAATTCAGTGAGTCCGATTTTCATCAGCCCTGGGAGGATGAGCTGGAGTCGGCCAGTCATCTGCATGTAGTGCTCACCTTCAGAGAGCGACGCAGCGGCAGCAGTCAATCCAAACGCCTGGAGCACTTTAAGCCGGTCTGGTGTGAGAGCCGGCGCCGCGATAAATACCAGCGGATCTACTATAGGCTCTCGGCAGAGCACAGTGGGCGGGGAGTCTCCACCGAACACAGTTTTTTGGATCGCCATGGCCACTCAATTGAACTGGAAAACAGCCAGCAGCTATTGCTGGATCTGGTGGCGATGAACCCGGTGATCCGCATTCGCGATGCCCGGGCGAACCGTGAGCTGGGAGAGACCGAGCTGGAGTGCAGTCCTGAGAGTCAGGAGGACGGCTCGACCCACTCTCTGGAGCTGCGTTTGGAGCAGTTGACCCACAAGCTCAGTGAGATGCCGCAACAGCTCTCCGAGAGCGAGGTCCGTGATGGAATGCATGCGATCCGTTGCCTGCTTGAGCACTACTTCCTTTCTTTTGGTCAGCGTCATCAGCCCCAGCGGCGCGCCCGGGATATCGCGATCAAGCCGGTATCGATGCAGGGGCTGAGTAACCTGACCGATCTGGTGCGCGGCACCGACAATCGCCACGCCAGGCTTGCTTTGATGGGAGTGGTAGGCACCCTTCTCACCGAGGGACGTACCCGGATGCTGCGTCCGGATGTACGGCCGATTTTGATCGTAGAAGATCCTGAGAGCCGCTTACATCCAACTTTGTTGGCGCTGGCCTGGGGGCTGGTGGAACAGCTACCGGCTCAGAAACTGGTGACCACCAACTCGCTGGATCTGCTGGCATCCATTCCCCTTAATCAGATCCGCCGCCTGGTGCGCCATCAGCATAAGATTGAGGTTTATCGGCTGGGCAATGAGTTTTACTCGGCCGAGGATCTGCGCAAGATCGCTTTTCATCTGCGACTGAATCGTCCGGGCTCTTTGTTTGCCCGCTGCTGGCTGCTGGTGGAGGGGGAGACTGAGCTATGGTTACTCTCAGAGTTAGCGCGGGTGTGTGGCTATAGCCTGCGCGCCGAAGGTGTGCGGATCATTGAGTTTGCCCAGTGTGGGATCAAGCCACTCATTAAGCTTGCCCGGGATTTTGGGGTGGAGTGGCATCTTTTGACCGATGGCGACGAGGCTGGCCTCAAGTACGCGAATACGGTGCAGATCCGTCTGGAAGGGGAGCGGGAGAAGGATCGGCTGACTGTGTTGCCGGCACGGGATATTGAGCATTTTCTGTATAAGAACGGCTTTGAAGAGGTCTACCGAAAAGCGGCGGGCTCTGCGGGTAAGCGCAACATGCCGCAGCGACGGATCATCGAGAAGGCTATCTCCCGCTACAGCAAGCCGGGGATGGCGCTGTCGATCCTGGAGGCGATAGAGGCGCAACCTGAGTCTAGTATTGAAAAGATCCCATTGTTATTCCGCCAGCTATTTGCCCGGGTGATTAGCCTGGCAAGAAGGCAAGCGGGTTAA
- a CDS encoding septal ring lytic transglycosylase RlpA family protein — translation MTSRRSLLSSRNRAAVILLIALGGATLSGCSVVEGTYDVVAGTVKGVYYITKGTVTAVYHVGKFTYEVVKAPISWALTNPDLETIDGLPVKEAIRLGKVKDSPYTVKGKKYYPMSVAKAQHYEQTGIASWYGDETLNMKDGHMTANGEAFNPNALSAAHKYLPLPTNVKVTNLANGRSVVVRVNDRGPFPSDHNPDSGKRIIDLSYGAARELGFAKKGTARVRVQTVHLDS, via the coding sequence ATGACTTCCAGGCGATCTCTTCTCTCTTCTCGCAACCGAGCTGCGGTCATATTGCTCATTGCCCTTGGCGGCGCGACTCTCAGTGGCTGTAGTGTGGTGGAGGGAACCTATGATGTGGTTGCAGGAACGGTGAAGGGGGTTTACTACATCACTAAGGGGACGGTGACGGCGGTGTACCATGTGGGTAAGTTTACCTATGAGGTAGTCAAAGCTCCCATTAGTTGGGCGCTGACCAACCCTGATCTTGAGACAATCGATGGTTTGCCGGTTAAAGAGGCGATTCGCTTAGGAAAAGTCAAAGACTCTCCCTATACGGTGAAGGGTAAAAAGTACTACCCGATGAGTGTTGCCAAGGCGCAGCACTATGAGCAGACAGGGATCGCCTCCTGGTATGGGGATGAAACCCTCAACATGAAAGATGGCCACATGACGGCCAATGGCGAGGCCTTCAATCCCAATGCGCTGTCGGCGGCCCATAAATACCTGCCGCTTCCAACAAATGTGAAGGTCACCAATCTTGCTAATGGCCGCTCCGTGGTGGTGCGGGTCAACGACCGAGGGCCATTTCCCAGTGATCATAATCCGGATTCAGGTAAGCGGATCATCGATCTTAGCTATGGTGCAGCTCGTGAGCTTGGATTTGCCAAAAAGGGAACGGCCCGGGTTAGGGTCCAGACGGTGCACCTGGATAGCTGA
- a CDS encoding Flp family type IVb pilin translates to MKFVTNACTAAYSKTAAALTTFTRDERGVTAIEYSLIGVAVAVILVYAFNGDSGAISGPLKTLFSTIATKVSTASTATFSGIS, encoded by the coding sequence ATGAAATTCGTTACTAACGCATGTACTGCTGCTTACTCTAAGACTGCTGCTGCCCTGACTACTTTTACTCGTGATGAGCGTGGTGTCACTGCAATTGAATATTCTTTGATTGGTGTTGCTGTAGCAGTAATCCTGGTTTATGCATTCAATGGTGACTCTGGCGCAATCTCTGGACCATTGAAAACACTGTTCTCGACAATTGCAACCAAAGTAAGTACTGCTAGTACTGCAACATTTTCTGGTATTAGCTAA
- a CDS encoding A24 family peptidase — MNSSIIIFSGAGGSTIYLNYTSYMPVEIVAFLIISFIGLYVCITDYTQRRINNNAVLCVFILLSAIAIFHDKYISGLVLAISVIFIGYVLFVVKVLGAGDVKLVAAFAPALTWSGVVVGLFGMCVLGGLLAAGYLLYGVCSGRLKEVRQRGIPYGIPIVISFLTVLYFQLDIGNQFQSLMM; from the coding sequence GTGAACTCCAGCATCATTATATTTAGTGGTGCTGGAGGTTCCACTATTTACTTAAATTACACGAGTTATATGCCTGTGGAAATAGTCGCTTTCCTAATTATTTCTTTCATTGGGCTATATGTTTGTATTACAGACTATACTCAGAGAAGAATAAATAACAATGCTGTTTTATGTGTGTTTATACTATTGTCAGCTATAGCAATTTTTCATGATAAATATATCTCTGGGCTTGTACTGGCTATTTCTGTAATTTTCATTGGATATGTACTATTTGTTGTAAAGGTTCTTGGTGCTGGTGATGTCAAGCTTGTCGCAGCCTTTGCTCCTGCTTTAACTTGGTCCGGTGTGGTTGTAGGGCTTTTTGGTATGTGTGTGCTTGGCGGGCTGCTGGCAGCTGGTTATCTTCTCTACGGAGTTTGCTCCGGGCGTTTGAAAGAGGTTCGCCAACGAGGTATCCCCTATGGGATCCCGATAGTGATCTCATTTCTAACGGTTTTATACTTCCAGTTAGATATTGGAAACCAGTTCCAATCTTTAATGATGTAA
- a CDS encoding CpaB family protein produces MGRQTIYILALCAICVGAFGLFKNYFVHPVAQAKPVKKVQLVVVYSAKYPLKAQTLLKRQDVERKAIPLEKAAQFGIKQDQKLPFDQGYLLLNSVAQEGYITPDMLSKPDINYFMQKAKRMNMVAVPLKINGMQKLDAMLHAGDQVSLLQITDRNRSMAASKVEESSSAPSPDIAVSMLQPNIKLLSIEPIAASQTSSSDDASHILPGSHSAKKALPQSMAGYRSYQVIVAVPHSQVSRLLLAQRVSYLIMQTYVPGVTDYADMGDVVPDYSTVTELRAGGKASAS; encoded by the coding sequence ATGGGTCGACAAACAATATATATCCTTGCTTTGTGCGCAATCTGTGTCGGGGCGTTTGGATTATTTAAAAACTATTTTGTGCATCCGGTAGCCCAGGCTAAACCGGTGAAAAAAGTTCAATTAGTGGTGGTTTATTCGGCTAAATATCCTTTAAAGGCGCAAACCCTGCTCAAGCGCCAGGATGTAGAACGTAAGGCGATCCCCCTTGAGAAAGCTGCTCAATTTGGGATCAAACAGGATCAAAAGCTTCCCTTTGATCAAGGGTACCTGTTGTTAAATAGTGTTGCTCAGGAGGGATATATCACCCCTGATATGTTGAGCAAGCCAGATATTAACTATTTTATGCAAAAGGCAAAACGCATGAACATGGTTGCGGTACCCCTTAAAATTAATGGAATGCAGAAGCTGGATGCGATGTTGCATGCCGGCGATCAGGTTTCACTTCTGCAAATTACCGATCGTAATCGCAGCATGGCTGCCTCCAAGGTGGAGGAGAGTAGCAGTGCACCAAGTCCTGATATTGCAGTGAGCATGCTTCAGCCAAATATTAAGCTGCTCTCAATTGAACCAATAGCTGCATCGCAGACATCGAGTTCAGATGATGCATCGCATATTCTTCCTGGTTCTCACTCTGCTAAAAAAGCGCTCCCACAATCGATGGCAGGTTATCGCTCCTATCAGGTGATTGTTGCGGTGCCCCACAGCCAGGTTTCTCGCTTACTGCTGGCTCAGAGGGTCTCTTACCTCATCATGCAGACCTATGTTCCGGGTGTAACTGATTACGCCGATATGGGTGATGTAGTTCCTGATTACAGCACTGTGACTGAGTTACGTGCTGGTGGTAAGGCTAGTGCGAGTTAA
- a CDS encoding type II and III secretion system protein family protein, translating into MFYRIAKSCLLLSVLLGSMAVQAQQLFIDQGGSLNLSFEQKVKTVFIANSAVADYKVINDHHLVLFGKKEGRSQITVYNPSGKAIYGRVLIVNRNISALRKVISDQYPDVQVRIRQINNKILLEGNVSDEGTHAAIANLAKQLLDKGLKLVDTLQVTNAPQVNIQLTIADVSKSLEHNIGVDWSDLSGSTGTFFFSNLTAPDLSALLNANSENKSSYVLAEPNMTVMSGKKAKFLAGGQIPIVTSSVNGQSVDYKDYGVQLNVGAVVKAHGKIDITVATEVSTLGAKTYNNYPTLDTRRASSVVQVKDGQSFVLGGLLSSGDAKDLNRVPLLGDIPVLGAFFRHAQNTTDKREMIVVATVHLVRPVQAGTVQLPSMQHTSVWHDLLGLPTSSTKNPLVQQSAIRNGGFIR; encoded by the coding sequence ATGTTTTATCGTATCGCCAAGAGCTGTCTGCTGCTGAGTGTGCTACTTGGTTCGATGGCTGTTCAGGCTCAACAACTCTTCATTGATCAGGGTGGATCGCTCAACCTTAGCTTTGAGCAAAAGGTGAAGACCGTATTTATCGCTAACTCTGCAGTTGCTGACTACAAGGTGATTAATGATCATCACCTGGTGCTGTTTGGCAAAAAAGAGGGGCGATCGCAAATTACTGTGTATAACCCTAGCGGTAAGGCTATTTACGGCCGGGTATTGATCGTTAATCGTAATATCTCTGCTCTGCGCAAAGTAATTAGTGATCAGTATCCGGATGTTCAGGTTAGGATCCGCCAGATTAATAATAAGATCTTGCTTGAGGGTAATGTTTCCGATGAGGGAACGCATGCCGCTATTGCCAATCTTGCCAAGCAACTATTGGATAAGGGCCTTAAGCTGGTTGACACACTGCAGGTGACTAATGCTCCTCAGGTGAATATCCAGCTCACTATTGCCGATGTTAGTAAATCCCTGGAACACAATATTGGGGTGGACTGGAGTGATCTAAGTGGCTCAACGGGAACCTTTTTCTTTAGTAATCTAACGGCTCCCGATCTGTCAGCACTATTGAATGCAAATAGTGAGAATAAATCTAGCTATGTATTGGCCGAACCCAATATGACAGTGATGTCAGGCAAAAAAGCCAAGTTCCTGGCAGGAGGGCAGATCCCGATTGTCACCAGCTCAGTTAATGGACAGAGCGTTGACTATAAGGATTACGGGGTACAGCTCAATGTGGGAGCCGTGGTTAAGGCCCACGGTAAGATAGATATCACAGTCGCTACCGAGGTCAGTACACTTGGTGCCAAGACATATAATAACTATCCGACTCTTGATACCCGCCGTGCCTCCTCAGTAGTCCAGGTCAAAGATGGTCAGAGCTTTGTACTAGGTGGCCTCTTGAGTAGTGGTGATGCAAAAGATCTCAATCGTGTACCACTTTTGGGAGATATTCCTGTGCTGGGTGCGTTTTTCAGACACGCTCAGAATACAACAGATAAGCGTGAGATGATCGTGGTGGCTACGGTTCACCTGGTTCGGCCGGTGCAAGCAGGTACTGTGCAGCTACCAAGCATGCAGCACACCTCGGTCTGGCATGATCTGCTTGGATTACCAACCAGCTCAACTAAAAACCCCTTGGTTCAGCAGAGTGCGATTCGTAATGGAGGCTTCATCCGATGA
- a CDS encoding AAA family ATPase encodes MDSFNLTTKVAIFYQSPECRHVLESALEFEGMQDVTAIENKVSKIADLCKEQELDIALLDCSQESDLQAAVDRSRFYFSARTSVIVVGCDQSISVQRQLKKQGIYYLYWPAHKSDVCDLLDTVSNDRRNNRRLGVRNAKRIAVLGVKGGVGTSVVSSQLAYMLERRHHLNTLLVDNSFGQGDLDLLLNIPTEDLHRHQLDSTLLHYLDESAALSLLYKHSESFQLLSLQSQELNVEQLRTAKRQVMGLLADHFNFILDDLSASVGFTPDLEYLAEHNDYLMLVSDSSVSSIRALSQMQKRFAELQQHKGHCQLLTAVNHARPLRGGSVLSNSEIKNYLKGEPDWILPYEARLYATLLAGKKLGREKFAQGIEQICNKLTGEKEREDLAYRLAKRLQIFRR; translated from the coding sequence ATGGATTCATTTAACCTGACTACCAAGGTTGCGATTTTTTATCAATCACCTGAATGCCGCCATGTTTTGGAATCAGCCCTTGAGTTTGAGGGGATGCAGGATGTCACTGCTATTGAGAACAAGGTTTCTAAAATTGCCGATCTCTGTAAAGAGCAGGAGCTGGATATAGCGCTTCTTGATTGTAGCCAGGAAAGCGATCTTCAGGCTGCTGTTGATCGGTCTCGCTTTTACTTCTCTGCCAGAACTTCAGTGATTGTGGTGGGTTGTGACCAGTCTATTTCTGTGCAACGGCAGCTGAAAAAGCAGGGAATCTATTACCTCTACTGGCCAGCCCACAAGAGTGATGTTTGCGATCTGCTTGATACAGTGAGTAACGATCGCCGGAATAACCGTCGTCTCGGGGTGCGTAATGCAAAGCGGATTGCGGTGCTTGGCGTCAAGGGCGGGGTCGGTACCTCTGTAGTGAGCTCTCAGTTAGCCTATATGTTGGAAAGGCGCCATCACCTCAATACCCTTCTGGTAGATAACAGCTTTGGTCAGGGAGACCTGGATCTACTGCTGAATATTCCGACGGAAGATCTTCATCGCCACCAGTTGGACTCAACTCTGCTCCACTACCTGGATGAATCGGCGGCCCTTTCTCTGCTGTATAAGCACTCTGAATCTTTTCAGTTGCTGTCACTACAGAGCCAGGAGCTGAACGTAGAGCAACTGCGCACTGCTAAGCGCCAGGTGATGGGGCTCTTAGCCGATCACTTTAATTTTATCCTCGATGATCTCTCGGCCTCTGTTGGTTTTACCCCGGATCTTGAGTATCTGGCGGAGCACAATGATTATCTGATGTTGGTGAGCGATAGTTCAGTGTCATCGATTCGTGCTCTGAGCCAGATGCAAAAACGCTTTGCTGAGCTGCAGCAACACAAGGGGCACTGTCAGCTTCTGACGGCTGTTAACCATGCGCGGCCGCTACGCGGTGGCAGTGTACTGAGTAATTCGGAAATCAAAAACTATCTCAAGGGCGAGCCGGATTGGATTCTTCCTTATGAAGCTCGCCTATATGCGACACTACTGGCTGGTAAGAAGCTTGGCAGAGAGAAGTTCGCTCAGGGCATAGAGCAGATCTGCAATAAGCTAACCGGTGAAAAAGAGCGTGAAGATCTGGCATATCGCCTGGCTAAGCGTTTACAAATTTTCCGGAGGTAG